The genomic interval TTAGGACAAGGGCTGTAGCAAAAGGATTGTTCATCAAATAAGCAACCAATGGAATACCATAAGCCGCCGTTTTGCCTGTACCTGTTTGAGCTGTTCCAAGGATATCGTGCCCTAGAAGAGCGGGTGGAATTGTTTGTGCCTGAATGGGCGTTGGAGTTTGAAACTGCATGGCGTTAAGCGCATGCAGAATCTCCTCGGGCAAGCCGAGTGTGGAAAAGTTTTCCATCTATATTTGAATGTTGAGCTGGTTTTTAAGAAGCTTGAACAAACTTAATATGAACAGCTGATGTTTTGCCTTTGTTTGTGGCAAGTTCATAGCTGACGTGGTCGCCTTCATTCAGAGTTTGGATTCCTGCACGCTCTAGCGCACTGACGTGAACGAATACATCGCTTCCGCCTTGATCGGGTTGTATGAATCCAAAACCTTTTGTCGGGTTAAACCACTTAACGATTCCTGTTGTCATTATTTTTTCCTAGATAGTAAATAAGTATTGATGCTGCACTGCAGCGGTTAAAAGTTTTATTGTCCAAACAATTTCTTGTTTAACCTCACTCAACACTTTTCGTCTTAAGAAAGAATTAAAAACATAAGCAGGAAGAACTTAAAAACTCAAGCCCCACTATACGCGACTTTAAAGCAAAGTCAATCTTTTTTATGAAAAAACAAAAAAGGTAGAAAGGGGTTATAAAAAAGGCTACGATACAGCCAAACTTAGTCATTGTTTAATAAAGGATAATAATGCGCTGTCCATTTTGCGGCCACGCGGATACATCCGTTAAAGATTCTCGCACAACCGATGATCAGTCATCAATTCGTCGTCGGCGGTTTTGCGGGGAATGCGGTTCCCGGTTTACGACGTTCGAACGCGTTCAACTGCGGGATCTGTTGGTTGTGAAAAAGAATGGCATCCGGGCCCCATTTGATCGCGATAAGCTGGCCCATTCCATCACCACGGCTATGCACAAAAGATCGCTGGAACCTGAACGCGTCGATCGCGTTGTTTCGGGCATCGTTCGCCAGCTTGAAACGTCAGGGGAGCCCGAAATCTCCACGCATGCCCTGGGCGAGATGATGATGCAGGCTCTGTTTAATCTTGACCCGGTTGCCTATGTTCGCTTTGCCAGCATTTATAAAGAATTTAGCAATGTCGGTGATTTTGTCGATTTTATCAAAAAGATGGAACACAGCACGTCCCAGGGATAGGTAGCCCCTAAGACATTCCCTCTAATTCCAGCCATGCCGTTTCAATCTGATCCAGATCATGCCGTTTTTGTCCCAACGTCGCCGTCAGGGCCGTAAAGTCATCAGGAAAGTTTAGATAAAATGCCGGGTCAGAAAGCTTGGATTCAATCTGCTTAATATCCTCCTCCAGAACAGCAATTTTCTGGGGCGCCAATTCCAATGTGCGTTTTTGATGGTACGATAATCGCGTTTTTGGCTTTTTGGCTCCCGACACGACAGCAGGCTTTCCAAAAGACAACTGTTCAACTTTAACGTTTCGCTGCCGGATGTAATCCTGGTACCCGCCCACGTATTCATTAACCAGGCCATCCCCCTCGACAGCAATGATGCTGGTCGTCAGCTTATCCAAAAAATCACGATCATGACTCACGATCAATAAGGTTCCCTTAAAATCACCCAGTGTTTCCACCAACAAATCCAACGTATCCATATCCAAATCATTGGTTGGCTCGTCCAAAACAAGCAAATTCCCAGGCTGGGCCAACGCCTTTGCCAATGCAAGGCGATTTTTTTCACCCCCGGACAAAATACCAACCCGGCCGTTGATCTGATTATCGGTAAATAAAAAGTCCTTAAGGTACCCAAAAACATGACGTGACTGACCCTGTACCGATACCTGGTCCCCACCGTGGGGGCACATCGTTTTCCATAACGTCGTTGTTGGATCCAGCGATTCACGCATCTGATCAAAGTAAATAAAATCGATGTTCGCCCCCATCGTGACGGACCCCTGATCCGGGGACAGCTGCCCAATCAACATTTTAACAAGGGTCGTTTTTCCGGCGCCATTAGGGCCAATAATGCCGATACGTTCCCCCTGTAGAATGCGCGTACTAAACGAATTGACGGCCTTTTTGGCCCCAAAGGATTTTGAAATCTGGTGGGCCTCGACAACCAATTTACTGCCCCAGCCCCCATCCATCGACTGAAGGACAATCGTTTTGATCGCATTCTGCTGCACATCGCGTTTTTGCGCACGCAAGCCATGCAGCAATCGCAAACGACCCTGGTTCCGTTTACGACGCGCCGTAACACCCCGGTGGAGCCATTCGTTTTCCTGACGAAGCTTTGTATTTAATCGCTGGAGGTGACGTTCCTCCTCCTCGAACACTTGTTCGGACCACGTATCAAACTGGGCAAACCCCTGGTTGTGTTCGTTTAATTTTCCCCGATCCAACCATAGGGTCGACGTGGACGTATTAACCAAAAAACTTCTGTCATGGCTGATGATGACATAGGCACCGCGAAATTTCCCAAGATACTCCTCTAACCATTCGATAGTTGGCAAATCCAGATGGTTCGTTGGTTCATCCAAAAGCAACACATCGGGACTGATGGCCAAGGCTTCGGCCAGGGCAAGGCGACGGCGTTCTCCGCCTGATAAATTCTGAATCAGTCGATTGGGATCCAGGGACAGCTTGTCCAATATAGATTCCGCCAGATAATGATCGCTCCCGTGGGGATCTGTGGACCCGGCCGTCACAAACTCAAGGATCGTTTCGTGGGCTGGCAGGGCAGCATCCTGGGCCAAATACTTGACAGTTTTGCCCGGTTGAACAAATCGACTGCCCTTGTCCAAGTCTTGGATTTCAGCCAAAGCCTTTAACAGGGTGGATTTGCCCGACCCATTGCGACCCACAAGACATATTTTGTCCCGGTCACAAAGAGTAACAGATAAATTTTCAAAAAGGGGAGCACCCCCAAAAGAAATTTTTGCGTCGCGTAATGATAAAATTGGTATAGCCATGGATTCAATATATACCCAATCTAAACGAAAATGTCGATTTTAAATGGGCTGTTTCTTATGAAAATTAAGCTTTTGTTAAAGTCATCCGTGGTTTACTAACAACAAGGAGAGATCATGACCCATCTAAAAAATTTACGTCACCAAACACTGCCTGGATTCACGCTGGTTGAGCTGGCTATTGTCCTGATGGTTATTGGGATGATTGCGGGTGCCGTGTTTAAGGGGCAAGACCTGTTGGAATCAGCCAAGGTTCGATCCGTTGTGAATGATTTCAACCGGTTTAAAATGGCCGTGTCCCTATACCACGAAACATACGGGGCATTGCCAGGGGATGATGATAAAGCAACGGTCCATTTTGGGGCAGACGCGCATGATGGAAATGGAAACGGGATTATCGATGGGGCAGAGGTTGGATACTTTTGGGAAGATTTGGCAAAAGCAGGACAGTTACCATCGGCCCTACCGCCGACCTCTAAATTTGGGGGGAAATACAGCATTGTTCACCAACCGGATGCGCAAAGCCACGGCCACTGGATCCAGCTTGGCAAAGAAAATGGTAACACGGCAAACGGTGGGCTTTTAACCCCAAAACAAGCAAAGATGTTGAAATCAAAAATGGACGAAGGGGAGGATGCCATTGATCCCAGCAAAGGATCGCTCAAGGTCATCGATGGCACCAACACCTCTGGAAAATGCATCAAGGATGGTCGCCTAGATCTTTCCGTCAAGACACCCGTTTGTGTTGTATTGGCACAGTTTTAGGGTGTATACCCATTCCCGATGATTTCCCCCACACATCTTCCCGCGACTTGATCGCGGGATCCACAATTCGGAATACATGGATCCCGTGGTCAAGCCACGGGATGACAGGAGGCGTTATTTAGGGAGGGGGAAGTTCGTGCTGTTTCATTAACCGAATGCCATTGCAAGGGACAGAGCCCTAAGGTTAGGGTGTTTTATTGCAGGGCTTCAGCCCGCACAAACCGTTTGGCTTTTTGAATCAGCAATTGCCGTTTCAGGGGGGGTAGGTAATCGATATACAATTTACCATTCAGGTGATCAATTTCATGTTGAACGCAAGTTGCTAAATAACCATCTGCATTGAGTTCTTGTTGGTTATTGTGTTCATCTAGATATGTAACTTTTACGGCTGCTGGACGTTCCACTATGCTCCGTTGATCGGGAACAGAAAGGCATCCTTCATTCATTTCTGATTTTTCGGAAGATGCCCATACTATTTCCGGGTTGGCCATCAGAATCATTGGAATATCTTCAAAGCGTGATGAAAGATCAACCACAATAACCCGTTTATGAATGCCGACCTGCGTTGCCGCCAGGCCCGCACCGTCCTCGGCAATTACCGTTTCCACCAAATCATCCATTAAGCGACGCACTGCGGCATCAACCCTATCGACAGGCCGTGCCTTGATTCTTAGCTGTGGATCCGGAACGGTTAGAACTTTTAAACGGGCCATAGTGTTATTGTCTACTCAAAGGTTAATTATTGCCCCTGCGTAAAAAAGCCGGAATATCCAACAATTCAGCAGCGTCTTTTTCTTCCTCGGTTGGCTTGCCGTGCGTTTTTATGAACTCGTCTGCAGCCGCATTTTGACCGCGCTGTCTGTTAACACCCGTAAAGCGTTCGAAAAGTGATGGAACCCTTTTCTTTTCCTGCTTTTCTCCGTAAGGATTTCTTGATTGATAGGGATTCCCTTTGTTTTGAAAATCGGTATTTTTTTCAGAATAATAAGAGTCAGAATTCTCGACATCCTGTTCCTGATGAGGATTGCTCGATGGAAGCGTTTCTTCCTGAATTCCAGAACTGGTCCCGGGGTTAACAGACTCAAACGCATTATTTGTGCCCTCTCTTGTTTCCGGAGACGAAGATGTCGGCATAGCATAAGGAGAAGGAGCCCCGGAATTTGTCTGTTTTTGAGACGCCGGCGATTGCCCCGACGATTGCGCAGGAAATCCAGAATAAGCAGGCGGATTGGAAGCCTTGGCACCAGCAGCAGCCGGCGCAGCCCCAGTTGCCCTTCCGGGTTGATATGTGCTGTCCTGCATCCAAGATTGCGGCAATGCCCCAATTCCCGTTGCAACAACCGATACCCTGATTCTGCCATTGAGCTTTTCATCAAAGGTTGATCCAAAAATGATATTGGCTTCTGATTCGACGTCTTCACGAATCCGATTTGCAGCTTCGTCAACCTCATAAAGGGTCATATCATAACCACCGGTGATGTTGATCAAAACGCCCTTTGCACCCTTCATCGATACATCATCAAGTAGCGGATTGGAAATAGCAGCTTCGGCCGCATCCAGGGCACGACGGTCCCCTTCGGCCTCGCCTGTGCCCATCATGGCTTTGCCCATCTCTGCCATGACGGCCCTGATGTCGGCGAAATCCAGGTTAATCAGCCCCGGCATCATCATCAGATCGGTCACACCACGAACGCCTGAATACAGTACATCATCAGCCATTTTAAAAGCATCAGCGAATGTAGTTCTTTCGTTGGCGATGCGGAATAAATTTTGGTTTGGAATAACGATCAGAGTATCAACGTATTGCTGAAGCTCCTCGATTCCCCGTTCCGCCGATCGGGACCGATGTGATCCTTCGAAATGAAAGGGTTTCGTTACAACACCAACGGTCAATATCCCGCTTTCCCTGGCAGCGCGTGCAATCACTGGTGCAGCCCCAGTACCGGTTCCACCCCCCATGCCGGCAGTAATAAACACCATGTTGCTGCCCTGCAAATGACGAATGACTTCCTCAATCGATTCCTCCGCCGCGGCACGACCAACGTCCGGCTTGGATCCGGCGCCCAACCCTTGGGTGATTTGCAACCCAAGTTGTATGCGGCGTGTTATATCGACCAAGGATTGCTCAAGAGCCTGCGCATCGGTGTTTGCAACACTGAACGATACCCCCTCTAATTTGGCACGAATCATGTTATTGACGGCATTACTACCGGCGCCACCGACACCAATAACAGAAATACGGGGCCGTAAATCAAATTCAGGGGATGGTTGTGTTTTTGGAGGTATCATTATGTTTTTATGTCCTTTTTGCAAAGAAGTCGCTCGTTTAATGCGCTATACTATCTTGACCTCATACTATTACGAAACTATACATCGTAACAAGAGGAAATTAACTTTTAATTAATAAATTTCGATCACTCGAAACTCTCTCTCAACCATAGACCGAAACGCTGCCACGTTGGGAACTTGCTTTTCGGAAGCATTGTGTGGTTGCTTGTGCGATCCTGCAAGCCATATTGCAACAAGCCCGCGCAGGTCGAAAAGGTCGGATTATTAATAATATCGCTTGATCCAACCAATCCAACTGGCGCCCCAAGGCGAACTTGCTTTCCTAGGGCCTGCATAACAAGCTCCCGCAACCCCTGCATTTGACTGGCGCCACCGGTTAACACAATACGTTGATTTGTTAATGAATCACCGGTTGATTCTTTCAATGACTTAACAATCAATTCGGCAATCTCTTCGACTCTCGCTTTAATAATGTGTGTTAACATCCCCTTTGGAACCTGGTGCGCATGGGATTGATCTATTTCCCCCATTTGCGATACCAGAATGCTTTCACGATCATCAGATTGCGACGGAACCAACGTCCCATATAGATTCTTAAGACGTTCTGCGTGGGCCAATGGAGTCGCCAAACCACGGGCGATATCATTGGTGATGTTTGCGCCACCTAATGGAAAGCTCGATAAATAGGTCAGATTCCCCTCGCAGAATGAGGCAATTGTAGTGGTCCCCCCGCCCATGTCAATAACGGTGACACCAAGCTCTAGCTCATCCTCGACCAATGTCGAAAGACCCGATGCATATCCCGATGCCACAAATCCAGAAATATCGAGATGACATTTGCCAATGCAGCTTTTAATATTGCGGATCAGATTAATGGGGGCCGACACAACATGTAATAAGGCGGATAATTTTTCACCAACCATCCCCCTTGGGTCCCTAATGCCCTGCGTTGTGTCCAATGTATAAGACAGGGGCAAAACATGGATGACCTGACGATCATTTGTTTCTGGAGCACTTTGATTATAGCTCAACAACCGACGCAAGTGACTGTCATCAACCGGGGCATTAAAAAGCTGAATTTCCGATCGAATAATTTTGGACCGACCAGAAATACCAGGAAGATTTACATAAACGCTGTTGATTGATTGTCCGGATGCTTGCTCTGCGCTGTGAACAGCATTTAAAATTGAATCCTCCAAAGCTTCCAGATCCACAATGTTCCCAGCCCTCAGACCACGAGACAATTGCTGACCAACCCCAATCACCTTTAAAAGGGTTGGCGTTTCCAAGGAAGACGCAAAAGACCGTTTGTCAATTTTTGCAATCGCACAGCAAATTTTCGTCGTGCCAATATCAAGGGCTGCAAAGATTTCCGTTCGTTCAATCGGACTTTTTTTTGTAAGTAAGCTCATTTTTATTTATTTTAGGTTCAC from Alphaproteobacteria bacterium carries:
- a CDS encoding cold-shock protein — protein: MTTGIVKWFNPTKGFGFIQPDQGGSDVFVHVSALERAGIQTLNEGDHVSYELATNKGKTSAVHIKFVQAS
- the nrdR gene encoding transcriptional regulator NrdR; translation: MRCPFCGHADTSVKDSRTTDDQSSIRRRRFCGECGSRFTTFERVQLRDLLVVKKNGIRAPFDRDKLAHSITTAMHKRSLEPERVDRVVSGIVRQLETSGEPEISTHALGEMMMQALFNLDPVAYVRFASIYKEFSNVGDFVDFIKKMEHSTSQG
- a CDS encoding ATP-binding cassette domain-containing protein, translating into MAIPILSLRDAKISFGGAPLFENLSVTLCDRDKICLVGRNGSGKSTLLKALAEIQDLDKGSRFVQPGKTVKYLAQDAALPAHETILEFVTAGSTDPHGSDHYLAESILDKLSLDPNRLIQNLSGGERRRLALAEALAISPDVLLLDEPTNHLDLPTIEWLEEYLGKFRGAYVIISHDRSFLVNTSTSTLWLDRGKLNEHNQGFAQFDTWSEQVFEEEERHLQRLNTKLRQENEWLHRGVTARRKRNQGRLRLLHGLRAQKRDVQQNAIKTIVLQSMDGGWGSKLVVEAHQISKSFGAKKAVNSFSTRILQGERIGIIGPNGAGKTTLVKMLIGQLSPDQGSVTMGANIDFIYFDQMRESLDPTTTLWKTMCPHGGDQVSVQGQSRHVFGYLKDFLFTDNQINGRVGILSGGEKNRLALAKALAQPGNLLVLDEPTNDLDMDTLDLLVETLGDFKGTLLIVSHDRDFLDKLTTSIIAVEGDGLVNEYVGGYQDYIRQRNVKVEQLSFGKPAVVSGAKKPKTRLSYHQKRTLELAPQKIAVLEEDIKQIESKLSDPAFYLNFPDDFTALTATLGQKRHDLDQIETAWLELEGMS
- a CDS encoding prepilin-type N-terminal cleavage/methylation domain-containing protein, which encodes MTHLKNLRHQTLPGFTLVELAIVLMVIGMIAGAVFKGQDLLESAKVRSVVNDFNRFKMAVSLYHETYGALPGDDDKATVHFGADAHDGNGNGIIDGAEVGYFWEDLAKAGQLPSALPPTSKFGGKYSIVHQPDAQSHGHWIQLGKENGNTANGGLLTPKQAKMLKSKMDEGEDAIDPSKGSLKVIDGTNTSGKCIKDGRLDLSVKTPVCVVLAQF
- the def gene encoding peptide deformylase — encoded protein: MARLKVLTVPDPQLRIKARPVDRVDAAVRRLMDDLVETVIAEDGAGLAATQVGIHKRVIVVDLSSRFEDIPMILMANPEIVWASSEKSEMNEGCLSVPDQRSIVERPAAVKVTYLDEHNNQQELNADGYLATCVQHEIDHLNGKLYIDYLPPLKRQLLIQKAKRFVRAEALQ
- the ftsZ gene encoding cell division protein FtsZ encodes the protein MIPPKTQPSPEFDLRPRISVIGVGGAGSNAVNNMIRAKLEGVSFSVANTDAQALEQSLVDITRRIQLGLQITQGLGAGSKPDVGRAAAEESIEEVIRHLQGSNMVFITAGMGGGTGTGAAPVIARAARESGILTVGVVTKPFHFEGSHRSRSAERGIEELQQYVDTLIVIPNQNLFRIANERTTFADAFKMADDVLYSGVRGVTDLMMMPGLINLDFADIRAVMAEMGKAMMGTGEAEGDRRALDAAEAAISNPLLDDVSMKGAKGVLINITGGYDMTLYEVDEAANRIREDVESEANIIFGSTFDEKLNGRIRVSVVATGIGALPQSWMQDSTYQPGRATGAAPAAAGAKASNPPAYSGFPAQSSGQSPASQKQTNSGAPSPYAMPTSSSPETREGTNNAFESVNPGTSSGIQEETLPSSNPHQEQDVENSDSYYSEKNTDFQNKGNPYQSRNPYGEKQEKKRVPSLFERFTGVNRQRGQNAAADEFIKTHGKPTEEEKDAAELLDIPAFLRRGNN
- the ftsA gene encoding cell division protein FtsA translates to MSLLTKKSPIERTEIFAALDIGTTKICCAIAKIDKRSFASSLETPTLLKVIGVGQQLSRGLRAGNIVDLEALEDSILNAVHSAEQASGQSINSVYVNLPGISGRSKIIRSEIQLFNAPVDDSHLRRLLSYNQSAPETNDRQVIHVLPLSYTLDTTQGIRDPRGMVGEKLSALLHVVSAPINLIRNIKSCIGKCHLDISGFVASGYASGLSTLVEDELELGVTVIDMGGGTTTIASFCEGNLTYLSSFPLGGANITNDIARGLATPLAHAERLKNLYGTLVPSQSDDRESILVSQMGEIDQSHAHQVPKGMLTHIIKARVEEIAELIVKSLKESTGDSLTNQRIVLTGGASQMQGLRELVMQALGKQVRLGAPVGLVGSSDIINNPTFSTCAGLLQYGLQDRTSNHTMLPKSKFPTWQRFGLWLRESFE